In Uranotaenia lowii strain MFRU-FL chromosome 2, ASM2978415v1, whole genome shotgun sequence, one genomic interval encodes:
- the LOC129741754 gene encoding uncharacterized protein LOC129741754 → MVLKAADENVLPKNPFIVGRSIEKYGKIEGAFYEKGQGWYVLKIRNKDQSRELMKLTELTDGTPIKIELHPRLNKRKFVVTCPEVEGMEEKELLTELSPQKIIDVRRITKKTSSGIEDTNTLILTISSTIIPEYINFGPLRVRTRLYYPLPLLCRTCLKYGHPKSTCTASLACNRCSSPNHDSQKCKKNPFCGNCNEEGHSPTSRTCPIWTAETAALKLSTDKNISPAEARKILQQTNNNNTYANILKSIQPRQETKKPEKLIPNPTPERTPTNQKEQQQQQQQQPPHQKRSTPAVRTNTASPPQKRLITKTSSGESSDMAIDKDEPRVNANDNLKTLSRAVISSNSSKPPQLPSPPSNPFQPPLSIKKYDPRLRKTCNK, encoded by the coding sequence ATGGTGTTGAAGGCAGCTGATGAAAATGTGCTTCCGAAAAATCCATTCATTGTAGGGAGATCTATCGAaaaatatgggaaaattgaaggTGCCTTCTATGAGAAGGGTCAGGGATGGTACGTGCTCAAGATCCGCAACAAAGATCAAAGTAGAGAGCTGATGAAATTAACTGAATTAACTGATGGTACACCTATCAAAATTGAGCTGCACCCTAGGTTGAATAAGCGCAAATTCGTCGTTACCTGTCCGGAGGTCGAAGGTATGGAAGAAAAGGAATTACTGACCGAATTATCGCCTCAAAAAATAATTGACGTGAGAAGAATTACGAAGAAAACATCAAGTGGAATAGAAGACACTAATACTTTGATATTAACTATTAGTAGTACGATCATTCCCGAATATATTAACTTTGGACCTCTCCGCGTTCGAACCCGGCTTTACTATCCTCTGCCTTTGCTATGTAGAACATGTCTGAAATATGGTCATCCGAAGAGCACATGCACAGCCTCCTTGGCGTGTAACCGCTGTAGCTCCCCCAACCACGATAgccaaaagtgtaaaaaaaatccattttgcgGTAACTGCAACGAAGAAGGTCACTCTCCAACAAGTCGAACATGCCCTATCTGGACTGCCGAAACTGCAGCGCTCAAGCTCAGCACTGACAAAAACATATCACCAGCAGAAGCTCGAAAAATATTGCAGCAAaccaataacaacaacacttaCGCGAATATTCTAAAATCTATTCAACCTCGGCAAGAAACGAAGAAACCCGAAAAACTTATCCCAAATCCAACTCCAGAACGAACTCCAACGAACCaaaaagaacaacaacaacaacaacagcagcagccaccGCACCAGAAAAGATCAACACCAGCTGTACGAACAAACACCGCATCTCCTCCTCAGAAACGTCTCATCACTAAAACATCGTCAGGAGAATCATCAGATATGGCAATCGATAAAGATGAACCTCGCGTCAACGCAAACGATAATCTCAAAACCCTTTCAAGGGCAGTGATCTCCTCAAATTCCTCCAAACCTCCCCAACTCCCGTCCCCTCCTTCCAACCCCTTTCAACCACCCCTtagtattaaaaaatatgatccCCGGCTCAGAAAAACTTGTAACAAGTAA
- the LOC129746345 gene encoding RNA-binding protein Rsf1-like, which produces MSEQKGTRVYVGNLTDKVKKEDLEGEFTKYGKLNSVWVAFNPPGFAFIEFEDKDEAKSACDSLNGQDILGSKLRVEISKGRRSSRGGPRGYRGPPGRSGSAGGFRSSSRGGFREGGGYRNGGSGGFRGGSRSGSRFDSYGSGRSSGGPGGYSRDSGRDSYGSSFSGGYGGGRSSGGGGGRFRSRSPVGARGRY; this is translated from the coding sequence ATGAGCGAACAGAAGGGCACTCGCGTCTACGTTGGCAACCTCACCGATAAGGTCAAGAAGGAAGATCTCGAGGGAGAATTCACCAAGTACGGTAAATTGAACTCTGTTTGGGTAGCTTTCAATCCCCCAGGTTTTGCGTTCATTGAGTTCGAGGACAAGGATGAGGCCAAGTCGGCCTGCGACAGTCTGAATGGGCAGGACATCCTTGGCTCGAAGCTTCGCGTTGAGATCTCCAAGGGTCGTCGAAGCTCCCGTGGAGGACCCCGCGGATATCGTGGCCCACCGGGTCGTTCGGGCAGCGCCGGCGGCTTCCGGTCTAGTTCTCGGGGCGGATTCCGCGAAGGGGGCGGCTACCGCAACGGGGGTAGCGGCGGATTCCGTGGGGGAAGCCGCAGCGGAAGTCGTTTCGACAGCTACGGAAGCGGCCGCTCGTCCGGGGGCCCTGGTGGTTACAGCCGCGATTCGGGCCGCGATAGCTACGGCAGCAGCTTCAGTGGCGGATATGGCGGTGGTCGAAGCAGCGGCGGCGGTGGCGGAAGATTCCGATCACGATCACCGGTTGGTGCTCGCGGTAGATACTAA
- the LOC129745916 gene encoding mediator of RNA polymerase II transcription subunit 17-like — MSVSANISVEAPIENQIQEIAYDGTEIYQLPPTLSEHLAKCAAKIDFSKTANDIDLVQQSIKKEDEKRSAEDESKESAAHFQSSLWPWDSVRNKLKEAYTEVCVLSDVLSIAKEKRFMVLDPIPQDPPEVKPMVQVYARKKALASAANILLTGAERLKTAHSEQGGGGNRSTSDFHIELLKLRRNWRLKKVSNTIIGDLSYRTAGSRFMHPGMFEVTKAEEEDNSEETPAAGVPGAAVGAVPGPKTNCALRVNVPTELQGVAFIKVITKKDEGDLCTATFNMFGMKQLCQPAKPTWQQTLEFAQNVLFCKELFNQLAREAVQLQAPIPHVVVGNQIRATLLPGIQLIISLYHSTSSDTNSSPEQIKDHDHILEHSLHQLLREFHHKNIHHPFPHPASAPLGPSKKRTLAGPSAFDRYELLEMTKSQTLLEQIIAQAQHIFIRRRAEYVLDTLARDVKDPLITSHWNAMNSPTMSCVKINITSHGYDANLRTSLVIHVKERSLKCICRDGRIMHMSYEMQELRDLILTQISQHQIVCLQNLAKCMAWQILSNSSNLGIGSVEPLGNANSCVLASPNSDRLIAVQWRCDPQIAVKVYIAQSPGKDFFPGSLVQGRHWEHLGGHFKEVRFDKMEGKNFHNKMEFLMASLMSQS, encoded by the exons ATGTCTGTGTCCGCTAATATAAGTGTGGAGGCACCGATTGAAAATCAAATCCAAGAGATCGCTTACGATGGAACCGAGATATATCAACT ACCTCCCACTCTCTCGGAGCACCTCGCCAAATGTGCGGCCAAAATAGACTTCAGCAAAACGGCCAACGATATCGACTTGGTGCAACAGTCCATAAAGAAGGAGGACGAGAAAAGGTCGGCGGAGGATGAATCGAAGGAATCGGCCGCCCATTTTCAGTCCAGCTTGTGGCCCTGGGATTCGGTGCGGAACAAGCTAAAGGAAGCATATACCGAGGTGTGCGTCCTATCGGATGTGCTCTCGATTGCCAAGGAAAAGCGCTTCATGGTGCTGGATCCGATTCCGCAGGATCCACCGGAAGTGAAACCGATGGTACAGGTTTATGCTAGAAAGAAAGCGCTCGCTAGTGCCGCTAATATTTTGCTTACTGGAGCCGAGCGACTGAAGACGGCCCATTCGGAACAGGGTGGAGGCGGCAATCGTAGCACCTCCGATTTCCACATTGAGTTGCTCAAGTTGAGACGGAACTGGAG attgaaaaaagtttccaacaCAATCATTGGCGATCTGAGCTACCGAACGGCTGGCTCGAGATTCATGCATCCGGGAATGTTCGAGGTGACGAAAGCCGAAGAGGAAGATAATAGTGAGGAAACTCCGGCAGCTGGAGTACCGGGTGCAGCAGTAGGTGCTGTTCCGGGACCGAAAACAAATTGCGCCCTCCGTGTTAACGTTCCGACTGAGCTGCAGGGAGTGGCCTTCATTAAGGTCATTACCAAAAAAGATGAAGGTGACTTATGCACAGCTACTTTCAACATGTTTGGGATGAAGCAACTTTGTCAACCGGCTAAGCCCACGTGGCAACAAACGTTGGAGTTTGCCCAAAATGTACTCTTCTGCAAGGAATTATTCAATCAGTTGGCCAGAGAAGCTGTGCAGCTCCAGGCTCCGATTCCCCACGTCGTAGTTGGTAATCAAATCCGTGCAACTTTATTGCCGGGTATACAATTGATCATCTCCCTCTACCACTCTACATCGTCGGACACTAACAGTAGTCCCGAACAAATCAAGGATCACGATCACATTCTGGAACATTCGTTGCATCAATTGTTGCGTGAATTCCATCATAAAAACATCCACCATCCATTTCCACATCCAGCCAGTGCTCCCTTGGGACCAAGTAAAAAGCGAACCTTAGCTGGACCTTCCGCTTTCGATCGCTACGAGCTTCTCGAGATGACGAAATCGCAAACACTGCTAGAACAGATCATCGCTCAAGCGCAGCACATTTTCATTCGTCGTAGAGCAGAATATGTCCTCGATACTCTAGCAAGAGATGTCAAGGATCCACTCATAACGTCCCACTGGAATGCCATGAACAGTCCAACGATGTCCTGCGTTAAGATCAACATCACTTCCCATGGCTACGATGCCAATCTACGGACTTCTCTGGTTATCCACGTGAAAGAACGTTCGCTCAAGTGCATCTGCCGAGATGGGCGAATTATGCACATGTCTTACGAAATGCAGGAACTGCGGGATCTCATTTTGACTCAGATAAGCCAACATCAGATCGTTTGCTTGCAGAATCTGGCCAAATGTATGGCCTGGCAGATCTTATCCAACAGTAGCAACCTCGGAATAGGATCGGTAGAACCCTTGGGCAATGCCAATTCGTGCGTTCTGGCCTCGCCCAATTCGGATCGATTGATTGCCGTCCAGTGGCGCTGTGATCCACAGATTGCCGTCAAGGTGTACATTGCCCAGAGCCCGGGGAAAGATTTTTTCCCCGGCTCACTTGTTCAAGGAAGACACTGGGAGCATTTAGGCGGTCACTTCAAAGAG GTGCGCTTCGACAAAATGGAAGGGAAAAACTTCCACAACAAAATGGAATTCCTGATGGCCAGCCTGATGAGCCAGTCCTAA
- the LOC129746625 gene encoding uncharacterized protein LOC129746625 yields MFQIIKTGQTRKPSNPTTLTSDLQLLDFDQTKSASPPPLILRTYANSKQYSQGSPNASGTNNSAKRQFIKVNEEVFVSEIKKRPVLYNTHLKDYKRFSGRHEAWSEVAAAVNLSENECKKRWRSLRDSFMKVVRNKDEEERKSWIHYRLLEFLMPYIGKNLYSRSKRIRPLDFSDLDEDTEYVELEDNMEIYEGERREPITVSYVTEDGKEVFQILQDPDTIPEGTVIGIEETEEEDNGENDEEIDGTVHVLTALHQQQHQQQIEEHTPSTTSFIYEERLDSTILDIHESYGPSITGKHLFAEEDPNDNVKDESLSEVDGSEIHVEEIEMDSLISEPPETDRMSPEPMNETEMIETMSQTTIQNDNQPSNLEQQETQPIASISVTSNNIVDQSMIVSSIQQPQQVMTPHIPVEQPKEDCVPSSSQMTTFRESQDSGNSKSLCNDADERFLLSCAPILRRLTNKKNQLARLKIQQLLFELEYDEKYSS; encoded by the exons ATGTTTCAAATCATCAAAACAGGGCAGACGAGAAAGCCGTCCAACCCGACGACTCTAACATCCGATTTACAACTGCTGGATTTCGACCAGACAAAATCGGCTTCGCCACCGCCTCTGATTTTGAGGACCTACGCCAATAGTAAGCAGTACTCGCAAGGGTCACCAAACGCTTCTGGGACCAACAACAGCGCCAAGCGACAGTTCATCAAGGTCAACGAGGAAGTGTTTGTAAGCGAAATCAAGAAGCGTCCGGTACTCTATAATACGCACCTCAAAGACTACAAACGATTTAGTGGCCGGCACGAGGCTTGGTCCGAGGTGGCGGCGGCCGTGAATCTGTCGGAAAATGAATGCAAGAAGCGGTGGCGAAGTCTTCGGGATTCCTTCATGAAGGTGGTCCGGAACAAGGACGAAGAGGAACGGAAGAGCTGGATACACTACCGACTGCTGGAATTCCTGATGCCGTACATTGGGAAAAA TCTTTATTCTAGAAGCAAACGAATCCGACCTTTGGATTTCAGCGACCTGGACGAGGATACCGAATATGTGGAGCTAGAGGACAATATGGAGATCTACGAGGGCGAGCGAAGAGAACCGATAACGGTTTCGTACGTCACGGAAGACGGAAAGGAAGTTTTCCAAATA CTACAAGATCCGGACACGATACCGGAAGGCACCGTTATAGGAATCGAGGAGACCGAAGAAGAAGACAACGGGGAAAATGATGAAGAAATCGATGGGACAGTTCACGTACTAACGGCACTACATCAGCAACAACATCAACAGCAGATCGAGGAACATACCCCGAGTACCACTTCCTTCATTTACGAAGAACGATTAGATTCCACAATTCTTGACATCCACGAATCCTACGGCCCATCTATTACTGGGAAGCATCTGTTTGCCGAAGAAGATCCCAACGATAACGTGAAAGACGAATCACTATCGGAAGTGGACGGATCTGAAATTCACGTCGAGGAAATCGAAATGGACTCACTGATCTCGGAACCGCCGGAAACTGATCGCATGAGTCCGGAACCAATGAACGAAACAGAAATGATTGAAACGATGTCTCAAACAACCATCCAAAACGATAATCAGCCTTCTAATCTCGAGCAGCAAGAAACGCAACCGATTGCTTCTATTTCGGTTACTTCGAATAATATAGTCGATCAATCGATGATTGTGTCCTCGATCCAACAACCCCAGCAAGTGATGACCCCACACATACCAGTGGAACAACCTAAAGAAGATTGTGTTCCTTCCAGCTCCCAGATGACCACTTTTCGTGAATCACAAGACAGCGGAAACAGTAAATCTCTATGCAACGATGCGGACGAAAGGTTTCTCCTATCTTGTGCCCCCATTCTTCGTCGGCTGACGAATAAAAAGAACCAGCTGGCACGGTTAAAGATTCAACAACTTTTGTTCGAGCTTGAGTACGATGAGAAATATAGCAGTTGA